In the Leifsonia sp. 466MF genome, one interval contains:
- a CDS encoding dihydrofolate reductase family protein, translated as MATVLYMSVSLDGYVSTPDDFLGGTDGNRLHDWYEPGGDPDALTGEAKNLAGELDQIGAVVTGRRTAELMDHWGGDVHNGVPIFVPSHRPPGPAARWGYPNVTYVLDGIASAMKQAVAAAGERNVYVQGGYTAQKALEEGVLDEIQIHLIPVLLGGGHRLFDVLPAEIELEIVKVIDTPHATHIRYRVLR; from the coding sequence ATGGCGACAGTCCTCTACATGTCGGTTTCGCTCGACGGATACGTGTCGACGCCCGACGACTTCCTCGGCGGCACCGACGGCAACCGCCTGCACGACTGGTACGAACCCGGTGGAGACCCGGACGCGCTGACCGGGGAGGCGAAAAACCTCGCGGGAGAGCTCGACCAGATCGGCGCCGTGGTCACCGGCCGGCGCACCGCCGAGCTGATGGACCACTGGGGCGGGGACGTGCACAACGGCGTTCCCATCTTCGTCCCGAGCCACCGGCCGCCCGGGCCGGCAGCCCGCTGGGGCTACCCGAACGTCACGTACGTGCTCGACGGCATCGCGAGCGCGATGAAACAGGCGGTCGCCGCGGCCGGTGAACGCAACGTCTACGTCCAGGGCGGCTACACCGCGCAGAAGGCGCTCGAAGAAGGGGTGCTGGATGAGATCCAGATCCATCTGATCCCGGTGCTGCTGGGCGGCGGGCATCGCCTGTTCGACGTGCTCCCCGCCGAGATCGAGCTCGAGATCGTGAAGGTCATCGACACGCCGCACGCCACCCACATCCGCTACCGGGTGCTGCGCTGA
- a CDS encoding dihydrofolate reductase family protein, with protein sequence MSIVVASQTITADGYAAGINQTEERPFGEDGGDGWGDRLHAWMFDQGDENRAEVEQMAGARAHIMGRNMFGPVRGEWDRDWNGWWGDDPPFHGPVFVLTHHAREPQRMEGGTTYHFVTDGIESALAQAREAAGDGEISIQGGADTINQYLAAGLVDELRLHIVPFTLGAGARLFDGVPPLNLEQVSARAASTVVHVTYRVLRDATRRSK encoded by the coding sequence GTGAGCATCGTCGTCGCCAGTCAGACCATCACCGCCGACGGGTACGCCGCCGGCATCAACCAGACCGAGGAGCGCCCCTTCGGCGAGGACGGCGGAGACGGATGGGGTGACCGGCTCCACGCGTGGATGTTCGACCAGGGCGACGAGAACCGGGCGGAGGTCGAGCAGATGGCCGGCGCCCGCGCGCACATCATGGGCCGGAACATGTTCGGGCCGGTTCGCGGCGAGTGGGATCGCGACTGGAACGGGTGGTGGGGCGACGATCCGCCCTTCCACGGTCCCGTCTTCGTGCTCACCCACCACGCGCGCGAGCCGCAGCGGATGGAGGGTGGCACCACTTATCACTTCGTCACCGACGGCATCGAGTCGGCATTGGCGCAGGCGCGGGAGGCCGCGGGTGACGGCGAGATCTCCATCCAGGGCGGCGCGGACACGATCAACCAGTACCTCGCGGCTGGGCTGGTCGACGAGCTGCGGCTGCACATCGTCCCGTTCACTCTCGGTGCCGGCGCCCGCCTGTTCGACGGGGTGCCTCCGCTGAACCTGGAACAGGTCTCCGCCCGAGCGGCGAGCACGGTCGTCCACGTCACCTACCGGGTACTGCGGGATGCAACGAGAAGGAGCAAGTGA
- a CDS encoding S1C family serine protease produces the protein MSNADADADALDAYSTVVVRVAAAVSPAVAAVTARTARGVGLGSATVVSADGHLLTSAHVVESATSVDLAFGDGTRVHARVVGRDPLSDLAILKADEPTPPPVALGDAAALQVGQLVVAVGNPFGLAGSVTAGIVSALGRSLPTRAGRVVDEVIQTDAALNPGNSGGALADSSARMIGVNTAVAGTGLGLAVPVNATSRRIMETLMREGRVRRGWLGIAGAEIALQDAIARKAGARTGIQVMTVVPSSPADLAGIRPGDVLISLDRTPIHSVADLQRLMIASTIGRRLELTVWRNGALVDAVVEPTELADA, from the coding sequence ATGTCGAATGCCGATGCCGATGCCGATGCGCTGGACGCGTACTCCACTGTGGTCGTGCGCGTCGCCGCCGCCGTGAGCCCGGCGGTCGCCGCCGTGACCGCGCGCACCGCTCGAGGGGTGGGTCTCGGCAGTGCCACGGTCGTCTCTGCCGATGGGCACCTCCTGACCAGCGCGCACGTCGTGGAGAGCGCGACGAGCGTCGATCTGGCGTTCGGAGATGGAACCCGCGTGCACGCGCGGGTCGTCGGCAGGGACCCGCTGTCCGACCTCGCCATTCTGAAAGCCGACGAACCCACGCCGCCACCGGTGGCGTTGGGCGACGCCGCCGCGCTTCAGGTGGGCCAGCTCGTCGTCGCTGTCGGCAATCCGTTCGGTCTGGCGGGAAGCGTGACAGCCGGGATCGTATCGGCGCTCGGCCGTTCACTGCCGACCCGGGCGGGTCGGGTGGTCGACGAGGTCATTCAGACCGATGCAGCCCTCAACCCCGGGAACAGCGGCGGAGCGCTCGCCGACAGTTCGGCCCGCATGATCGGTGTGAACACCGCCGTCGCGGGCACAGGCCTGGGGCTCGCCGTGCCCGTGAATGCCACGAGCAGGCGGATCATGGAGACCCTCATGCGCGAGGGGCGCGTGCGCCGCGGCTGGCTGGGCATCGCCGGTGCGGAGATCGCGCTCCAGGATGCGATCGCGCGGAAGGCCGGCGCGCGGACCGGCATCCAGGTCATGACCGTCGTGCCGAGCAGCCCGGCGGACCTCGCGGGTATCCGACCCGGCGACGTTCTGATCTCCCTCGACCGGACGCCGATCCACTCCGTGGCAGACCTGCAGCGCCTGATGATCGCGAGCACCATCGGCCGCCGCCTCGAGCTGACCGTCTGGCGCAACGGCGCCCTCGTCGACGCGGTCGTCGAGCCCACTGAGCTCGCCGACGCGTGA
- a CDS encoding GNAT family N-acetyltransferase, whose amino-acid sequence MIALSHDPSGGRLLASLRALREPPALRTPVVARELRTPRLLLRPYRLTDEADWMRIEGDERIRCGLGWPIRTEREALRHLRDRTRHRVHSVPGDLLVLAVERDGHVIGDVSLHLRTTAAETRTAEIGWLQLTSACGHGYATEAARAMLEFAFRDLEAAIVTAVIDSANATSAALATRLGFLAAQDTGRRRTFVLTAVSAGLTLVQNAQRCEER is encoded by the coding sequence ATGATCGCCCTGTCGCACGATCCGTCCGGTGGACGACTGCTGGCGTCACTCCGCGCACTGCGCGAGCCTCCCGCCCTCCGCACGCCGGTCGTCGCGCGCGAGCTGCGCACCCCGCGCCTCCTGCTCCGCCCGTATCGGCTGACGGACGAGGCCGACTGGATGCGCATCGAAGGGGACGAGAGGATCCGGTGCGGGCTCGGCTGGCCGATCCGCACCGAGAGGGAGGCGCTCCGGCACCTCCGGGATCGCACGCGCCACAGGGTGCACTCCGTTCCCGGCGACCTCCTCGTGCTCGCCGTCGAACGGGACGGCCACGTGATCGGCGACGTCTCCCTGCACCTGCGCACGACCGCGGCGGAGACCCGGACGGCAGAGATCGGCTGGCTGCAGCTGACCAGCGCCTGCGGGCACGGGTATGCGACGGAGGCGGCGAGGGCGATGCTGGAGTTCGCCTTCCGCGACCTGGAGGCGGCGATCGTGACGGCCGTGATCGACAGCGCGAATGCGACGTCCGCAGCGCTCGCCACGCGACTCGGGTTCCTCGCCGCGCAGGACACCGGGCGGCGGAGGACGTTCGTGCTCACGGCGGTCAGCGCCGGGTTGACCCTGGTGCAGAACGCTCAGCGCTGCGAAGAACGGTAG
- a CDS encoding N-acyl homoserine lactonase family protein: MTTSVTVTPVRVASLLVGEDRRLPVFVHLIDHPDGRILVDTGLTALHPAVADMDPQLEPLSEHADVDLDSITAVVNTHLHFDHCGGNHLFAGRPIYVQRAELEDARTRDDYTIREWVDAPGVEYTPVDGELELLPGIRLVPAPGHTRGSQIVVVETGERPIVIAGDTAVWFGELDAPETEGQRLIRSLDPQQVWLAHAAEPWSA; encoded by the coding sequence ATGACAACGTCCGTCACCGTCACTCCTGTCCGCGTCGCGAGCCTTCTCGTGGGGGAGGACCGGCGGCTTCCGGTGTTCGTCCACCTCATCGATCACCCCGACGGTCGCATCCTGGTCGACACCGGGCTCACCGCGCTGCATCCTGCTGTCGCCGACATGGACCCGCAGCTGGAGCCTCTGAGCGAGCACGCGGACGTCGACCTCGACAGCATCACCGCGGTCGTCAACACGCACCTGCACTTCGACCACTGCGGCGGAAACCATCTCTTCGCCGGACGCCCGATCTATGTGCAGAGGGCGGAACTCGAGGATGCGCGCACCCGGGACGACTACACGATCCGGGAGTGGGTGGATGCGCCCGGCGTCGAGTACACGCCGGTCGACGGAGAACTCGAGCTGCTGCCCGGCATCCGGTTGGTCCCGGCGCCCGGGCACACCCGCGGCTCGCAGATCGTCGTGGTGGAGACGGGGGAGCGGCCCATCGTCATCGCCGGCGACACCGCCGTGTGGTTCGGAGAACTCGACGCGCCGGAGACCGAGGGCCAGCGCCTCATCCGCTCCCTCGACCCGCAGCAGGTGTGGCTCGCGCACGCTGCGGAGCCGTGGTCCGCCTAA
- a CDS encoding HelD family protein gives MTLALLTPFALDAHPAKAAPELIDDDVRHFARIEARLAAERTEVDSRLAVLLATPGGNGQEAYEREVEIVRLNRRARLLRRFGADLCIGRVVADAGTIYIGRAGLADAHGDRLLVDWRTPAAEPFFGATLAHPMGLTSRRRYRWTDRRVTDYWDEAFTEAAASSPAALDDQSAFIASLGASRTPRMRDVLGTIQADQDAIIRADGQGTLVVDGGPGTGKTVVALHRAAYLLYSDPRLQSGHGGVLFVGPSHAYTDYVADILPGLGEEGVRTCTLTDLVPQGGEAVPEPDRRVALLKGDGRMPGVVEAAIRLSERPPSRPTVLDTPWGELRIGQREWAEALAAADPATPHNDARAEIREALLDILVDIVSTRNGESDAVGHGRWSGEGWGDAGWDDGDWDDAASSRDDDAPRWGFDDEEEFDAYGLAGGRTDADAIRRTLTDDTDLLAVFDTVWPLLDPAAIVRRLWSSPALLLRCAPWLTTDQAAMLQRSPSDPWTVGDLPLLDAALQRAGDPERDRRRRAEAARAAADRAVMDDVIHDLIATDDSDLKTMSMLRGQDLRAALDTYTGQPASSTELLAGPFAHIIVDEAQELTPAEWTMVTRRVPSHSLTVVGDRAQARHGFPESWIERLADVGLPGATVATLSVNYRTPVAVMEQAAPVIRAVLPDANVPTSIRDNGIPVRHAQASDRDRILRDWLDAHAEGTACVIGDDAFAGMPRVRSLSAVEAKGLEFDLVLLAAPGTRQDGAALDRACDIESAVDRYVAMTRTTGELVILDESDY, from the coding sequence ATGACCCTTGCCCTCCTGACCCCGTTCGCTCTCGACGCACATCCCGCCAAGGCCGCACCCGAGCTGATCGACGACGACGTTCGCCACTTCGCCCGGATCGAGGCGCGCCTGGCAGCCGAGCGCACGGAGGTCGATAGTCGCCTCGCGGTGCTGCTGGCGACACCCGGCGGGAACGGGCAGGAGGCGTACGAGCGGGAGGTGGAGATCGTCCGGCTGAACCGGCGCGCGCGGTTGCTGCGCCGGTTCGGGGCCGACCTCTGCATCGGGCGGGTGGTGGCCGACGCGGGAACGATTTACATCGGTCGCGCCGGCTTGGCGGACGCCCACGGCGACCGGCTGCTGGTCGACTGGCGCACCCCCGCGGCCGAGCCGTTCTTCGGTGCCACGCTCGCGCACCCGATGGGACTGACATCCCGGCGCCGCTATCGATGGACCGACCGCCGCGTGACGGACTACTGGGACGAGGCCTTCACCGAGGCGGCCGCCTCCTCCCCCGCCGCGCTCGACGACCAGTCTGCGTTCATCGCCAGCCTCGGTGCGAGCCGGACTCCGCGGATGCGGGATGTGCTGGGCACCATCCAAGCGGACCAGGATGCGATCATCCGCGCCGACGGCCAGGGCACCCTGGTGGTCGACGGCGGACCGGGCACGGGGAAGACGGTGGTCGCGCTGCACCGCGCCGCCTACCTCCTGTACTCCGACCCGCGGCTGCAGAGCGGGCATGGCGGCGTACTGTTCGTCGGACCGTCCCACGCCTACACCGACTACGTCGCCGACATCCTGCCGGGCCTCGGCGAGGAGGGCGTGCGCACCTGCACCCTCACCGACCTCGTGCCGCAGGGTGGAGAAGCCGTGCCCGAGCCGGACCGCCGTGTCGCGCTGCTCAAGGGCGACGGCCGGATGCCCGGGGTCGTCGAAGCCGCGATCCGGCTCTCTGAGCGCCCGCCGTCGCGTCCGACCGTGCTCGACACCCCCTGGGGCGAGCTCCGCATCGGCCAGAGGGAGTGGGCCGAGGCGCTCGCCGCGGCAGACCCGGCCACACCGCACAACGACGCTCGGGCGGAGATCCGGGAGGCGCTGCTCGACATCCTGGTCGATATCGTCTCCACCCGGAACGGCGAGAGCGACGCAGTGGGTCACGGCCGGTGGAGCGGCGAAGGGTGGGGCGACGCGGGATGGGACGACGGGGACTGGGATGACGCAGCGTCCTCTCGTGACGACGACGCCCCGCGCTGGGGGTTCGATGACGAGGAGGAGTTCGACGCCTATGGGCTGGCCGGCGGAAGGACGGACGCCGACGCGATCCGGCGCACGCTGACCGACGACACCGACCTGCTTGCGGTGTTCGACACGGTGTGGCCGCTCCTCGACCCGGCCGCGATCGTCCGCAGGCTGTGGAGCTCCCCCGCTTTGCTGCTTCGCTGCGCGCCGTGGCTGACCACCGATCAGGCCGCGATGCTCCAGAGATCGCCGTCCGACCCGTGGACGGTGGGCGACCTCCCGTTGCTCGATGCGGCCCTGCAGCGCGCGGGAGACCCCGAGCGGGATCGCCGCCGCCGCGCGGAAGCAGCGCGTGCCGCCGCGGACCGGGCCGTGATGGATGACGTCATCCACGACCTCATCGCGACCGACGACTCCGACCTCAAGACGATGTCGATGCTGCGAGGCCAAGACCTCCGTGCTGCGCTTGACACGTACACCGGCCAGCCCGCCTCCTCCACCGAGCTGCTCGCCGGGCCGTTCGCCCACATCATCGTGGACGAGGCGCAGGAGCTGACGCCGGCCGAGTGGACGATGGTCACCCGCCGCGTTCCGTCGCACAGCCTGACGGTCGTCGGCGATCGCGCGCAGGCCCGGCACGGTTTCCCGGAGAGTTGGATCGAGCGGCTCGCCGACGTCGGGCTGCCGGGCGCGACGGTGGCGACACTGTCCGTCAACTACCGGACGCCGGTAGCCGTCATGGAGCAGGCCGCGCCCGTGATCCGCGCCGTCCTGCCCGACGCCAACGTGCCGACGTCGATCCGGGACAACGGCATCCCGGTGCGGCATGCGCAGGCGTCCGACCGCGACCGCATCCTCCGCGACTGGCTCGACGCCCATGCCGAGGGCACCGCCTGCGTCATCGGCGACGACGCCTTCGCGGGGATGCCGCGCGTCCGCTCGCTCAGCGCCGTCGAGGCCAAGGGACTCGAGTTCGACCTCGTGCTCCTCGCGGCGCCCGGCACACGTCAGGACGGTGCCGCGCTCGATCGCGCGTGCGACATCGAGTCGGCGGTCGATCGCTACGTGGCCATGACCCGGACGACCGGCGAACTCGTCATCCTCGATGAGTCGGACTACTGA
- the cls gene encoding cardiolipin synthase, whose amino-acid sequence MNGDQLSLLGGILILADLAIRIAALIIVPRDRKPTAAMAWLLAIFLIPFIGILLFLLIGNPRLPKKRREKQDELNRIITDRAQGIELVDGRGSWPDWFASLVRQNHELGALPAVGGNAATLIGDYRASIDAMTADIETATRFVHVEFFIVSWDATTKPFFAAMERAVQRGVTVRLLADYVASRRAVDSDKTFAELDRIGVKWSWMLPVRPFSGEYQRPDLRNHRKLVVVDGLVAHMGSQNLIDRSYNTPKNLKRGLQWQELMTRITGPVVAETNAVFLSDWYLETGELLGADAQVRAVDVPADPSPDALVCQVVPSGPGYGEENNLRQFLTLVTSAQRKVIITSPYFVPDEAMMYAITTACQRGLEVQLFVSEVGDQGAVWHAQRSYYDPLLRAGVQIWLYPAPYILHSKHLSIDDDVAVIGSSNMDIRSFALNSEVTLLVHGRSFVEQMRAVEQGYRDAGRQLTLEEWKREPKSATFLDGVARLTSALQ is encoded by the coding sequence ATGAACGGTGATCAGCTCTCGTTGCTCGGCGGCATCCTGATCCTCGCCGACCTCGCCATCCGTATCGCGGCCCTCATCATCGTGCCGCGCGACCGCAAGCCGACCGCTGCCATGGCGTGGCTTCTGGCGATCTTCCTCATCCCGTTCATCGGCATCCTGCTGTTCCTGCTCATCGGCAATCCGCGTCTGCCGAAGAAGCGACGGGAGAAGCAGGATGAGCTGAACCGCATCATCACGGACCGAGCCCAGGGCATCGAACTCGTCGACGGGCGCGGGTCCTGGCCGGACTGGTTCGCCTCGCTCGTGCGGCAGAACCACGAGCTCGGCGCCCTCCCCGCGGTGGGCGGCAACGCGGCCACGCTGATCGGGGACTACCGCGCGTCGATCGACGCGATGACAGCGGACATCGAGACCGCAACCCGTTTCGTCCACGTCGAGTTCTTCATCGTGTCGTGGGATGCGACCACGAAGCCGTTCTTCGCGGCGATGGAGCGCGCGGTGCAGCGCGGAGTGACCGTGCGTCTCCTCGCCGACTACGTCGCCTCCCGTCGGGCGGTCGACAGCGACAAGACGTTCGCGGAACTCGACCGGATCGGCGTGAAGTGGAGCTGGATGCTCCCGGTCCGCCCGTTCTCCGGCGAGTACCAGCGGCCGGATCTGCGCAACCATCGCAAGCTCGTCGTCGTCGACGGCCTCGTCGCCCACATGGGGTCGCAGAACCTCATCGACCGCAGCTACAACACGCCAAAGAACCTGAAGCGCGGCCTGCAATGGCAGGAGCTGATGACACGGATCACCGGCCCGGTCGTCGCCGAGACGAACGCCGTCTTCCTCTCCGACTGGTACCTCGAGACCGGCGAACTGCTGGGCGCCGACGCACAGGTGAGGGCCGTGGATGTGCCCGCCGACCCTTCCCCTGACGCCCTCGTCTGCCAGGTGGTCCCGAGCGGCCCCGGATACGGCGAGGAGAACAACCTCCGCCAATTCCTGACGCTGGTCACGTCGGCGCAGCGGAAGGTCATCATCACGAGCCCGTACTTCGTGCCGGACGAGGCGATGATGTACGCCATCACAACGGCCTGTCAGCGGGGTCTGGAGGTGCAGCTCTTCGTCTCCGAGGTCGGCGACCAGGGCGCTGTCTGGCATGCACAGCGGTCGTACTACGACCCGCTGCTGCGCGCGGGCGTGCAGATCTGGCTGTACCCGGCGCCCTACATCCTGCACTCGAAACACCTCTCGATCGACGACGACGTCGCCGTGATCGGGTCGAGCAACATGGACATCCGTTCGTTCGCGCTGAACTCCGAGGTGACGCTGCTCGTGCACGGCCGCTCGTTCGTCGAGCAGATGCGCGCGGTCGAGCAGGGCTATCGCGACGCGGGCAGGCAGCTGACGCTCGAGGAGTGGAAGCGGGAGCCGAAGTCGGCCACCTTCCTCGACGGGGTCGCCCGGCTCACCTCCGCGCTGCAGTAG